The following proteins are co-located in the Helicoverpa armigera isolate CAAS_96S chromosome 23, ASM3070526v1, whole genome shotgun sequence genome:
- the LOC110377445 gene encoding uncharacterized protein LOC110377445: protein MSEITLDFLQGLLKDEYPDVNIQQFEGAPGSKRGDNYTSMVYRISMTGIRRHVEPDGSSETDEPWEYSIIYKCLPESILRREAFKSDELFCNEVAFYNKIWPALLNFQKQWNVHNPFKSIPKCYLAQNDCVVLKDLKREGYVMPERRQGLTIEQCYMVMKHLSQFHALSLAMKCHDPEAFYELLNVKDGISEVFFVEENFDYYKNYFIEATSNAIAMVEQELADSEDKDKYLDKFKAFCSEDNYFHAMVELVTPTEPLAVIGHGDCWTNNFLFKYVDGDIADMYIVDFQAVRYASPALDLAYVMYMCLDREQRAEHLSSLLEYYTDELHRRLVQMSDEDSVFNTSLNRDALYSLLQEEFKRAGQFGLGIAVDMYPIMTCDSDEAPDLYQHELQESEPSSTSRVAPVQTNSAVCSKKMTDLLIELVDNGVL from the exons ATGTCGGAGATCACCCTAGATTTCCTGCAGGGCCTGCTCAAAGATGAATACCCAGATGTCAATATACAGCAGTTTGAG GGTGCACCAGGCTCCAAGCGCGGAGACAACTATACCTCCATGGTATACCGAATCTCCATGACCGGTATCCGAAGACACGTCGAGCCAGACGGTTCCAGCGAAACTGACGAGCCTTGGGAGTACTCCATCATCTACAAGTGCCTCCCCGAAAGCATCTTGCGCAGGGAAGCCTTCAAAAGCGACGAGCTTTTCTGCAACGAGGTCgcattttacaacaaaatctGGCCTGCTTTACTCAACTTCCAAAAACAGTGGAATGTCCACAACCCGTTCAAGTCGATCCCGAAGTGCTATCTGGCTCAAAATGACTGCGTGGTGCTGAAGGACTTGAAGAGGGAAGGGTATGTGATGCCCGAGAGGCGCCAGGGTCTAACTATAGAGCAATGTTACATGGTCATGAAACATTTGTCGCAGTTCCATGCGCTGTCTCTCGCTATGAAGTGTCATGACCCGGAGGCGTTTTATGAGCTGCTGAACGTCAAAGATGGAATTTCTGAAG TATTCTTCGTTGAAGAGAACTTCGATTATTACAAGAACTACTTCATAGAGGCTACATCAAACGCCATAGCTATGGTAGAACAGGAGTTAGCCGACTCTGAAGACAAAGACAAATACTTGGACAAGTTCAAGGCGTTCTGCAGCGAGGATAACTACTTCCACGCCATGGTGGAACTGGTCACTCCTACGGAACCACTAGCAGTGATTGGACATGGAGACTGCTGGACTAATAACTTCTTGTTTAAATATGTGGATGGTGATATTGCTGAC ATGTACATCGTGGACTTCCAAGCAGTGCGCTATGCCTCTCCAGCATTAGACCTTGCGTACGTGATGTACATGTGTCTCGACCGGGAGCAGAGGGCAGAGCACCTCTCCTCACTTCTGGAGTACTACACGGATGAACTGCACCGGAGGCTGGTGCAGATGAGTGATGAAGACTCCGTGTTCAATACCAGTTTGAACAGGGATGCGCTTTATTCTTT ATTACAAGAGGAATTCAAGCGCGCCGGGCAGTTTGGTCTCGGCATCGCGGTAGACATGTATCCGATTATGACGTGCGACAGTGATGAGGCGCCTGACTTGTATCAACACGAG CTTCAGGAGAGCGAGCCATCTTCAACGTCGCGCGTTGCACCAGTGCAGACCAACAGTGCAGTTTGTAGCAAGAAAATGACAGACTTACTCATAGAGCTAGTGGATAATGGAGTACTATGA
- the LOC110377446 gene encoding cyclin-dependent kinases regulatory subunit: MPVDQIQYSERYNDDVYEYRHVILPPDIARQVPKSHLMTETEWRNLGVQQSPGWLHFMVHNPEPHVLLFRRPRTNIPAPVNGLDSNTNSTVKV; the protein is encoded by the exons ATGCCTGTGGATCAAATTCAGTACTCTGAAAGGTATAATGATGACGTCTATGAGTACAG GCATGTTATCCTGCCACCCGACATCGCGCGTCAGGTACCCAAGTCCCACTTGATGACGGAGACGGAATGGCGTAACCTTGGTGTCCAGCAGAGCCCTGGCTGGCTGCACTTCATGGTGCACAATCCTGAGCCCCATGTCCTGCTGTTCAGGCGACCTAGGACCAACATCCCGGCCCCTGTGAACGGGCTTGATAGTAATACTAATTCTACTGTCAAAGTATGA